A genome region from Natronosalvus rutilus includes the following:
- a CDS encoding ABC transporter substrate-binding protein: MGDHNGVTRRRYLLTTGAIGTAALAGCADDEEGNGNGNATGNGNGNGNGGGDGDLEIVHWWTAGGEQEAFNALVDGYEENTDFTAGPNPAPGGAGSGIDQTIQARVIDEEPPGTFQIWPGEALRTYTEADALEPVGELYEDGAQDAYLDSVVEAATIDGDVVSVPINIHRLNNVFYNVEVLDDAGVDVESIDGPEGLLEAFETVDSAGYVGMAQQTQEPWGTLQLWEVVFTGQHGVDTFQQFLDGNASDLESEINDSLSLVADYSEYFNEDAGTVSWDEANNAVITGDAAFHHNGDWAAGEYQTAEDFEYGEGWDYAAFPGTEGVYTLVMDSFVMPANNPTPDATEAWIEYCSTADAQERFNPPKGSIPPRTDVPTDEFPPFLQDQMSAFQDSDEQVTSIAHGSGLQPAQASEVQEAFAVFTDNWDPDETTQELIDIF; the protein is encoded by the coding sequence ATGGGAGACCATAACGGAGTTACCCGCCGACGGTATCTGTTGACGACCGGGGCAATCGGTACCGCTGCCCTCGCCGGTTGTGCGGACGATGAGGAGGGTAATGGAAACGGGAACGCGACTGGGAACGGGAATGGGAACGGGAACGGTGGTGGCGACGGCGACCTCGAGATCGTCCACTGGTGGACCGCCGGCGGCGAACAGGAAGCGTTCAACGCACTCGTCGACGGGTACGAGGAGAACACGGACTTCACCGCTGGCCCCAACCCGGCTCCTGGCGGCGCTGGCTCGGGGATCGACCAGACGATCCAGGCTCGCGTGATCGACGAAGAGCCACCGGGAACGTTCCAGATCTGGCCTGGCGAGGCGCTCAGGACGTACACGGAAGCCGACGCGCTCGAGCCGGTCGGCGAACTGTACGAAGACGGCGCCCAGGACGCCTACCTCGACAGCGTCGTGGAGGCGGCCACCATCGACGGCGACGTCGTCTCGGTCCCGATCAACATCCACCGACTGAACAACGTCTTCTACAACGTCGAGGTGCTCGACGACGCCGGCGTCGACGTCGAGAGCATCGACGGCCCCGAGGGGCTACTCGAGGCGTTCGAGACGGTCGATAGCGCGGGGTACGTCGGCATGGCCCAGCAGACCCAGGAGCCATGGGGCACCCTCCAGCTGTGGGAGGTCGTCTTCACCGGCCAGCACGGCGTCGACACGTTCCAGCAGTTCCTCGACGGCAACGCGTCCGACCTCGAGAGCGAAATCAACGACTCGCTGTCGCTGGTCGCCGACTACAGCGAGTACTTCAACGAAGACGCAGGTACGGTCTCGTGGGACGAGGCCAACAACGCCGTGATCACCGGCGACGCGGCGTTCCACCACAACGGCGACTGGGCGGCCGGCGAGTACCAGACCGCGGAGGACTTCGAGTACGGCGAAGGCTGGGACTACGCCGCCTTCCCCGGCACCGAGGGCGTCTACACGCTCGTGATGGACTCGTTCGTCATGCCGGCGAACAACCCCACCCCGGACGCGACCGAGGCGTGGATCGAGTACTGTTCGACGGCCGACGCCCAGGAGCGGTTCAACCCCCCGAAGGGTTCGATCCCGCCGCGAACCGACGTGCCGACCGACGAGTTCCCGCCGTTCCTGCAGGACCAGATGTCGGCCTTCCAGGACTCCGACGAGCAGGTCACGTCGATTGCTCACGGGAGCGGGCTCCAGCCAGCCCAGGCGAGTGAGGTTCAGGAGGCGTTCGCGGTCTTCACCGACAACTGGGACCCGGACGAGACGACCCAGGAACTGATCGACATCTTCTGA
- a CDS encoding DUF4013 domain-containing protein has product MDDALAYPFRGDHAETSLVAAWLCVLVHVLVVPVLPLVALLGYVVSVLVLGSERDPPPFLERTVLRQALGAVGITIAYGAIPLVIALSTVRLLTESGEVPTGGGTFAVLVGSTAVLAILGIAAYLLPIALANYGRTGSLRAGFADIVSVASHGAYFVGWASGITLLLVGLALSSALVSRDGVALVAGTLIGAYAVLVSSRRIGRGYAAGRQ; this is encoded by the coding sequence ATGGACGATGCGCTCGCGTATCCGTTCCGCGGCGACCACGCCGAGACGTCCCTGGTCGCCGCCTGGCTCTGCGTCCTCGTCCACGTGCTGGTCGTCCCCGTTCTCCCGCTCGTGGCGCTCCTCGGGTACGTCGTTTCGGTGCTCGTTCTCGGTTCCGAACGCGACCCACCGCCGTTTCTCGAGCGCACCGTTCTTCGCCAGGCGCTAGGCGCCGTCGGAATCACGATCGCCTACGGGGCGATCCCCCTCGTGATCGCGCTCTCGACGGTTCGATTGCTCACCGAGTCAGGCGAGGTGCCGACCGGTGGCGGGACGTTCGCCGTCCTCGTGGGCTCGACGGCGGTACTCGCGATTCTCGGTATCGCCGCCTACCTCCTGCCGATCGCCCTCGCGAACTACGGGCGAACCGGATCGCTGCGCGCCGGGTTCGCAGATATCGTCTCGGTCGCCAGTCACGGCGCGTACTTCGTCGGCTGGGCCTCGGGGATCACGCTTTTGCTCGTCGGACTCGCGCTCTCGAGCGCGCTGGTCTCTCGCGACGGTGTCGCCCTCGTCGCCGGCACTCTGATCGGCGCCTACGCGGTGCTCGTCTCGAGTCGGCGGATCGGCCGCGGGTATGCCGCGGGTCGGCAGTAG
- a CDS encoding AGE family epimerase/isomerase, with amino-acid sequence MNVYRTRAGLFHQFRDVLQFYYPAMIDTVVGGYAAQVDERDGYVYDARTRHLVAAARGVHNFSLGVLENGPDWCRYAAEHGLQFLSSVHWDDEREGYDWQLDCREPTDRTRYCYGHAFVLLAGARAHEAGIPGGRAELERAFDVLEERFYETEHGLYADRATPDWDSLSPYRGQNANMHACEALLAAYEATDEERFLERAYTVADRFTREVTSATDGLLWEHYTEEWEPDLAYNEDQPAHQFRPPGYQPGHHAEWAKLLALLADHRSEGWLLERARELFDAAVDFGWDDEHGGLYYTVQDDGEPIVADKYGWVHIEAIGASALLSRFDDAYAEWYDRLWAYSREHLINPKYGNWYARLTRAHERDGPNRGPAVEPGYHPLTNCWLAMRALEDEPPAFGTS; translated from the coding sequence ATGAACGTCTACCGCACTCGAGCCGGCCTGTTCCACCAGTTCCGGGACGTCTTGCAGTTCTACTATCCCGCGATGATCGACACCGTGGTGGGCGGGTACGCCGCTCAGGTCGACGAGCGGGACGGCTACGTCTACGACGCGCGGACGAGACACCTCGTGGCCGCGGCCCGCGGCGTCCACAACTTCAGCCTGGGCGTCCTCGAGAATGGACCCGACTGGTGTCGCTACGCCGCCGAACACGGCCTCCAGTTCCTGTCGAGCGTCCACTGGGACGACGAGCGCGAGGGGTACGACTGGCAGCTCGACTGTCGCGAGCCGACCGACCGCACCCGTTACTGTTACGGGCACGCGTTCGTCCTGCTCGCCGGGGCGCGGGCCCACGAGGCCGGCATCCCCGGTGGCCGCGCGGAACTCGAGCGCGCGTTCGACGTGCTCGAGGAGCGATTCTACGAGACCGAACACGGGTTGTACGCCGACCGAGCAACGCCCGACTGGGACTCGCTCTCGCCCTACCGCGGCCAGAACGCGAACATGCACGCCTGCGAGGCGCTGCTCGCGGCCTACGAGGCGACCGACGAGGAGCGGTTCCTCGAGCGGGCGTACACCGTCGCCGATCGGTTCACCCGCGAGGTGACGAGTGCGACCGACGGTCTGCTCTGGGAGCACTACACAGAGGAGTGGGAACCGGATCTCGCGTACAACGAGGATCAGCCGGCCCACCAGTTCCGGCCCCCCGGCTACCAGCCGGGGCACCACGCCGAGTGGGCGAAGTTGCTCGCGCTGCTCGCCGACCATCGATCGGAGGGCTGGCTCCTCGAGCGTGCCCGAGAACTGTTCGACGCTGCCGTCGACTTCGGCTGGGACGACGAGCACGGCGGGCTCTACTACACGGTCCAGGACGACGGCGAGCCGATTGTCGCGGACAAGTACGGTTGGGTGCACATCGAGGCCATCGGCGCGAGCGCGTTGCTGAGCCGGTTCGACGACGCCTACGCCGAGTGGTACGATCGCCTCTGGGCGTACTCGCGCGAGCACCTGATCAATCCGAAGTACGGCAACTGGTACGCTCGACTCACGCGCGCCCACGAGCGCGACGGTCCGAACCGTGGGCCGGCGGTCGAACCGGGCTACCACCCGCTGACGAACTGCTGGCTCGCGATGCGGGCGCTCGAGGACGAGCCGCCGGCGTTCGGTACCAGTTGA